A stretch of Polypterus senegalus isolate Bchr_013 chromosome 5, ASM1683550v1, whole genome shotgun sequence DNA encodes these proteins:
- the fzd8a gene encoding frizzled-8a: MECYLLEVYLLLLALALLQRSSCATAKELTCQEITVPLCKGIGYNYTYMPNQFNHDTQDEAGLEVHQFWPLVEIQCSPDLKFFLCSMYTPICLEDYKKPLPPCRGVCERARAGCAPLMRQYGFAWPDRMRCDRLPVQGTPDTLCMDYNRTDLTTVSPAFPKPTAHPGKPVNPHKNKSGHGRPALAGGKHRGQPSQCEPGCQCRAPMVQVTSERHPLYNRVRTGQIPNCAMPCHNPYFSPEERTFTAFWIGLWSVLCFVSTFATVATFLIDMERFKYPERPIIFLSACYMFVSMGYIVRLIAGHEKVACSREYEVEHVHYETTGPALCTVVFLLVYFFGMASSIWWVILSLTWFLAAGMKWGNEAIASYSQYFHLAAWLIPSIKSIAVLALSSVDGDPVAGICYVGNQNLDNLRGFVLAPLVIYLFIGTMFLLAGFVSLFRIRSVIKQGGTKTDKLEKLMIRIGIFTVLYTVPATIVVACYFYEQHNKQSWEVTHNCACLVEQEAKKPDYAVFMLKYFMCLLVGITSGVWIWSGKTLESWRAFCTRCCWSSKGTGGSMYSDVSTGLTWRSGTASSVSYPKQMPLSQV, encoded by the coding sequence ATGGAGTGCTACCTGTTGGAAGTCTACCTGCTGCTCCTGGCACTTGCACTGCTGCAGAGGTCGAGCTGTGCCACCGCGAAGGAGCTCACCTGCCAGGAGATTACCGTGCCCCTGTGCAAAGGCATTGGCTACAACTACACCTACATGCCCAACCAGTTCAACCACGACACGCAGGACGAGGCTGGCTTGGAGGTGCACCAGTTCTGGCCGCTGGTGGAGATCCAGTGCTCACCGGACTTGAAGTTTTTCTTGTGCAGCATGTACACTCCGATCTGCCTGGAGGACTACAAGAAGCCTCTGCCGCCTTGCCGGGGTGTGTGCGAGAGAGCCCGGGCTGGCTGCGCGCCTCTCATGAGACAATATGGTTTCGCCTGGCCCGACAGGATGAGGTGCGATCGGCTGCCAGTCCAGGGCACCCCGGACACGCTGTGTATGGACTACAACAGGACCGATCTGACCACCGTGTCGCCGGCTTTTCCTAAGCCCACCGCACACCCTGGGAAGCCTGTCAACCCCCACAAGAACAAGAGCGGACACGGGCGCCCTGCTTTAGCAGGGGGGAAGCACCGCGGTCAGCCGTCCCAGTGCGAGCCGGGGTGCCAGTGTCGTGCGCCAATGGTGCAGGTCACGAGCGAGAGGCACCCGCTGTACAACCGCGTCCGCACGGGTCAGATCCCGAACTGCGCCATGCCTTGTCACAACCCGTACTTCAGCCCCGAGGAGAGGACTTTTACCGCCTTCTGGATCGGGCTCTGGTCGGTCCTCTGCTTTGTCTCCACCTTTGCCACTGTGGCTACCTTTCTAATTGACATGGAGAGGTTCAAGTACCCGGAGAGGCCCATTATCTTCCTGTCTGCCTGCTACATGTTCGTCTCGATGGGCTACATCGTACGTCTGATAGCGGGGCACGAGAAGGTGGCGTGCAGTCGCGAGTACGAAGTGGAGCACGTCCACTACGAGACCACCGGTCCGGCTCTTTGCACCGTCGTCTTCCTCCTTGTGTACTTTTTCGGCATGGCCAGCTCCATCTGGTGGGTCATCCTCTCGCTTACCTGGTTCCTGGCTGCTGGAATGAAATGGGGCAACGAGGCGATCGCTAGTTACTCGCAGTATTTCCACCTGGCCGCCTGGCTCATTCCTAGCATTAAATCGATCGCCGTCTTAGCTCTCAGCTCAGTCGACGGGGACCCGGTGGCCGGGATTTGTTACGTGGGAAATCAGAACTTGGACAATCTGCGCGGCTTTGTGCTGGCGCCGCTGGTCATTTACTTGTTTATTGGGACAATGTTCCTGTTGGCGGGATTCGTCTCTCTTTTCCGAATCAGGAGCGTAATTAAGCAAGGTGGCACCAAAACGGACAAGCTGGAAAAACTTATGATCCGAATTGGGATTTTTACAGTGCTCTATACGGTGCCGGCCACAATCGTCGTGGCGTGTTACTTCTATGAACAGCACAACAAACAGAGCTGGGAGGTGACCCATAACTGTGCCTGCTTAGTTGAGCAGGAGGCAAAAAAGCCAGACTATGCCGTGTTTATGCTGAAATATTTTATGTGCCTTTTGGTTGGCATCACTTCCGGAGTGTGGATCTGGTCAGGAAAGACACTCGAGTCCTGGAGGGCTTTCTGCACGCGCTGCTGCTGGAGCAGTAAGGGCACAGGAGGCTCCATGTACAGTGATGTGAGTACAGGACTGACCTGGAGGTCTGGCACTGCCAGTTCAGTATCATACCCAAAACAGATGCCCCTGTCACAGGTTTGA